A single region of the Cronobacter condimenti 1330 genome encodes:
- a CDS encoding MFS transporter, whose translation MQTHANRTGRLGRQALLFPLCLVLYEFSTYIGNDMIQPGMLAVVEQYQAGVEWVPTSMTAYLAGGMFLQWLLGPLSDRIGRRPVMLAGVVWFIVTCLATLLAQTIEQFTVLRFLQGISLCFIGAVGYAAIQESFEEAVCIKITALMANVALIAPLLGPLVGAAWVHAAPWEMMFVLFAALAAISFFGLWRAMPETATRLGEKLSLRELGRDYKAVLKNLRFVSGALAIGFISLPLLAWIAQSPVIIISGEQMSTYEYGLLQVPIFGALIVGNLLLAKLTARRSVRSLIIMGGWPMMIGLALAALATVLSSHAYLWMTAGLSIYAFGIGIANAGLVRLTLFASDISKGTVSAAMGMLQMTIFTVGIEVSKHAWIIGGNALFNLFSFASGLLWLGLMVIFLKDKTVGASRGG comes from the coding sequence ATGCAAACTCACGCAAACCGAACCGGACGTCTCGGACGCCAGGCGCTGCTGTTCCCGCTCTGCCTGGTCCTGTACGAATTCTCAACTTATATCGGCAACGACATGATCCAGCCGGGCATGCTCGCGGTCGTCGAACAATACCAGGCGGGCGTGGAGTGGGTGCCAACCTCCATGACCGCGTATCTCGCAGGCGGCATGTTTTTACAATGGCTGCTCGGCCCGCTCTCTGACCGCATCGGCAGACGGCCTGTCATGCTGGCGGGCGTGGTGTGGTTTATCGTGACCTGCCTTGCGACCCTGCTGGCCCAGACTATTGAGCAATTTACGGTGCTGCGCTTCTTGCAGGGCATCAGCCTGTGCTTTATCGGCGCGGTGGGGTATGCGGCTATTCAGGAGTCGTTTGAAGAGGCGGTGTGCATCAAGATAACCGCACTGATGGCGAACGTGGCGCTGATTGCGCCGCTACTTGGGCCGCTGGTGGGCGCCGCCTGGGTGCATGCCGCGCCCTGGGAGATGATGTTTGTACTCTTCGCTGCGCTTGCCGCCATCTCGTTTTTCGGCCTGTGGCGCGCGATGCCGGAAACCGCCACCCGGCTTGGCGAAAAACTGTCGCTGCGTGAGCTGGGTCGCGACTATAAAGCCGTGCTGAAAAACCTGCGTTTCGTCTCCGGCGCGCTGGCGATTGGTTTTATCAGCCTGCCGCTGCTGGCCTGGATTGCCCAGTCGCCGGTGATTATCATCAGCGGCGAGCAGATGAGCACGTATGAGTATGGTCTGTTGCAGGTGCCGATTTTCGGCGCGCTGATTGTCGGCAATCTGCTGCTGGCGAAGCTGACTGCGCGGCGTAGCGTGCGCTCGCTGATTATCATGGGCGGCTGGCCGATGATGATTGGGCTGGCGCTGGCAGCGCTCGCGACGGTGCTCTCATCCCATGCCTATCTCTGGATGACCGCAGGGCTGAGTATCTACGCCTTCGGCATCGGCATCGCCAACGCCGGGCTGGTGCGCCTGACGCTGTTTGCGAGCGATATCAGCAAAGGCACCGTGTCCGCTGCCATGGGCATGTTGCAGATGACCATTTTCACCGTGGGCATTGAGGTGAGCAAACACGCCTGGATTATCGGTGGCAACGCGCTGTTTAATCTTTTCAGCTTCGCCAGTGGCCTGCTGTGGCTGGGTCTGATGGTTATCTTCCTGAAAGATAAAACCGTTGGCGCCAGCCGGGGAGGGTAA
- a CDS encoding Cof-type HAD-IIB family hydrolase translates to MAVKLIAVDMDGTFLSDDKTYPRERFLAQYAELKARGIRFVVASGNQYYQLVSFFPEIADEIAFVAENGAWVVCEGEDVFNGELTEEQYRHVISHLLTMEDLEIIACGKNSGYTLNRYDERFKKMAARYYHRLQYVDDLRCVKDIFFKFALNLPDMHLLKTMDALTEALEGIMVPVSSGHGSIDLIIPGLHKANGIRLLQQRWGIGDNDVVAFGDGGNDVEMLRHAGFGFAMENAPEAIHKVAQYRAPANNQAGVLAIIDKILKGEAPFA, encoded by the coding sequence ATGGCAGTGAAGTTAATCGCCGTGGATATGGACGGCACATTTTTAAGCGACGACAAGACCTACCCGCGCGAGCGCTTTCTCGCCCAATACGCAGAGCTTAAGGCACGCGGCATTCGCTTTGTGGTGGCAAGCGGCAACCAGTATTACCAGCTGGTGTCGTTCTTTCCGGAGATTGCCGACGAGATAGCCTTTGTGGCCGAAAACGGCGCATGGGTCGTGTGCGAGGGCGAGGATGTGTTTAATGGCGAGCTGACTGAGGAGCAGTACCGTCATGTCATCTCCCACCTGCTGACGATGGAGGATCTGGAGATTATCGCCTGCGGCAAAAACAGCGGTTATACGCTTAACCGTTACGATGAGCGCTTTAAGAAAATGGCGGCGCGCTACTACCATCGCCTGCAATATGTTGATGACCTGCGTTGTGTAAAAGACATTTTCTTTAAGTTCGCGCTGAACCTGCCGGACATGCATTTACTGAAAACCATGGATGCGCTGACCGAGGCGCTTGAGGGCATTATGGTGCCGGTTTCCAGCGGCCATGGCTCTATCGATCTCATTATTCCGGGGCTGCATAAAGCGAACGGCATCCGCCTGCTGCAACAGCGCTGGGGCATTGGGGATAATGACGTCGTGGCATTTGGCGATGGCGGCAATGATGTTGAAATGTTGCGCCACGCCGGATTTGGATTTGCGATGGAAAACGCGCCGGAGGCTATTCACAAGGTGGCGCAGTATCGCGCGCCTGCCAACAATCAGGCGGGAGTGCTGGCTATCATCGATAAAATCCTGAAAGGTGAAGCGCCTTTCGCCTGA
- a CDS encoding flagellin N-terminal helical domain-containing protein translates to MATIFNNLMAGNVLTQQKKTAASLSQSVERLSSGMRINGAKDDAAGQAIANRMSATLTANDVASRSMNDGISLSQTAEGALAEVSDLLIRAKELAVQSATGTLDSSDRAAISTEFSQIKAQIDAIAKGTTIFGKYPLAPAAAPAPPAPQLGNIPSINQRFPVPGQQYTFSSGLVPLAYIPAGATDITLTINSGWMDDDIQLFSRDGSHLVGTPLNGPTRDFTWTNNGVNSTATANSKVISTGNGFLPGASYSDANLTQGPATYNVGSGAVKQYNGMTITYSGDGDRYETPATGWANNGTVSPGNYLERLSIDKVTEDVIIMVVGNGSFFGQMTWSKLPLPTDKPDEGPVSTDTDIVMSADYGEAVQYKTIPATPADTETLGLDTAHLDSQQGASQAITAIDHALDTVSAYRGTYGSLVNTFDSAKAGLAQKTVATTAARSRIEDADYAQEASNLSRTQILQQAGNAVLAQANQQAESVLSLLK, encoded by the coding sequence ATGGCGACTATCTTTAATAATCTGATGGCAGGTAATGTCCTGACACAGCAGAAAAAAACGGCCGCTAGCTTAAGCCAGTCCGTTGAGCGGCTCTCATCCGGCATGCGCATTAACGGCGCGAAGGATGACGCTGCCGGGCAGGCTATTGCCAACCGTATGTCCGCGACGCTCACCGCCAATGACGTAGCGTCGCGCAGCATGAACGATGGCATTAGCCTCTCGCAGACCGCTGAAGGCGCGCTCGCTGAAGTGAGCGACCTGCTGATACGGGCTAAAGAGCTGGCCGTACAATCCGCGACCGGTACGCTCGATTCGAGCGACCGCGCGGCGATTTCGACAGAGTTTAGCCAGATCAAAGCGCAGATTGACGCGATCGCCAAAGGGACGACGATCTTCGGCAAATATCCGCTGGCGCCCGCTGCTGCACCGGCACCGCCCGCGCCACAGCTTGGCAACATTCCGTCGATTAACCAGCGCTTTCCGGTCCCCGGACAACAGTACACGTTCAGTTCCGGGCTGGTGCCGCTCGCCTATATTCCGGCGGGCGCGACTGACATTACGCTGACCATTAACTCCGGCTGGATGGATGACGATATCCAGCTGTTCAGCCGCGACGGCAGTCATCTGGTGGGTACGCCGCTCAATGGCCCGACGCGTGATTTCACCTGGACGAATAACGGCGTTAACAGTACGGCGACGGCTAACAGCAAAGTTATCTCCACCGGTAACGGCTTTCTGCCGGGCGCGAGCTACAGCGACGCGAACCTGACGCAAGGGCCTGCAACCTATAACGTGGGCAGCGGGGCGGTAAAACAGTATAACGGCATGACCATCACCTACAGCGGCGATGGCGACCGTTACGAGACGCCCGCAACCGGCTGGGCTAACAACGGCACCGTCTCGCCGGGCAACTATCTGGAGCGGCTCTCCATCGATAAAGTGACCGAGGATGTCATTATCATGGTAGTCGGCAACGGCTCCTTTTTCGGCCAGATGACCTGGTCGAAGCTGCCATTGCCGACGGATAAACCGGATGAAGGCCCGGTCAGCACCGATACGGATATTGTCATGAGCGCCGACTACGGCGAGGCGGTGCAGTACAAAACGATCCCGGCTACCCCTGCGGATACGGAAACGCTCGGTCTTGACACCGCGCACCTTGATAGCCAGCAAGGCGCCTCGCAGGCGATAACGGCTATCGATCACGCGCTGGATACCGTAAGCGCCTATCGCGGCACCTACGGAAGCCTCGTTAATACTTTTGATTCGGCGAAAGCGGGGCTTGCGCAGAAAACCGTGGCGACGACCGCCGCGCGCAGCCGCATTGAAGATGCGGATTATGCCCAGGAGGCCAGCAATCTCAGCCGTACGCAGATCCTGCAACAGGCCGGGAACGCGGTGCTGGCCCAGGCCAACCAGCAGGCGGAAAGCGTACTGTCGCTGCTTAAGTAA
- a CDS encoding MFS transporter, producing MSSDANHSPALRHRTWALFLFFFLPGLLMASWATRTPSIRDVLAVSTAGMGIVLFGLSVGSMSGILCSGWLVKRLGTHVVIRNGMALGVIGMLLMALALWLASPLLFAGGLAVLGAGMGSAEVALNVEGATVEQLQNKTILPMMHGFFSLGTLIGAGIGLSLTALHFRADLHLTIATLITVIPIIIGLRAIPRGVGKEAKEARKTRPAGHIPFWKDSQLLLIGLIVLAMAFAEGSANDWLPLLMVDGHGFSPTSGSLIYAGFTLGMTLGRFCGGWFIDRYSRVNVVRASAIMGALGIGLIIFVDNPLIASVSVLLWGLGASLGFPLTISAASDTGPDAPVRVSVVATAGYVAFLVGPPLLGFLGEHYGLRSAMLVVLSLVVVAALVARAVAKPATPVDAASGQTRDVT from the coding sequence ATGTCATCCGACGCGAATCACTCTCCCGCGCTGCGTCACCGGACGTGGGCGCTGTTTCTGTTTTTCTTTCTGCCGGGCCTGTTGATGGCCTCCTGGGCGACACGTACGCCCTCCATTCGTGATGTGTTGGCGGTTTCCACTGCCGGAATGGGGATTGTGCTGTTCGGGCTCTCGGTCGGCTCCATGAGCGGCATTCTCTGCTCCGGCTGGCTGGTGAAGCGCCTGGGTACGCATGTGGTGATCCGTAACGGCATGGCGCTTGGGGTTATTGGCATGTTGCTGATGGCGCTTGCGCTATGGCTCGCCTCGCCGCTGCTGTTCGCCGGCGGGCTGGCGGTACTGGGTGCCGGCATGGGCTCCGCCGAAGTGGCGCTCAATGTGGAAGGTGCGACTGTCGAACAGCTACAGAACAAAACGATCCTGCCGATGATGCACGGCTTTTTCAGCCTCGGCACACTGATTGGCGCAGGCATAGGCCTGAGCCTGACGGCGCTCCATTTTCGGGCGGATTTACACCTCACTATCGCCACGCTTATCACCGTTATCCCGATTATTATCGGGCTGCGCGCCATTCCGCGCGGCGTTGGCAAAGAGGCGAAAGAAGCGCGCAAGACACGTCCCGCCGGGCATATTCCGTTCTGGAAGGACAGTCAGTTGCTGCTGATTGGGCTGATTGTCCTGGCGATGGCGTTTGCCGAAGGCTCCGCCAACGACTGGCTGCCGCTCCTCATGGTAGATGGTCACGGCTTCAGCCCCACTTCCGGCTCGCTGATTTACGCGGGCTTTACGCTCGGCATGACGCTTGGGCGCTTCTGCGGCGGCTGGTTTATCGACCGTTACAGCCGCGTAAACGTTGTGCGCGCCAGCGCCATTATGGGCGCGCTCGGTATCGGGTTGATTATCTTCGTTGATAACCCGCTTATCGCGAGCGTATCGGTGCTGTTGTGGGGGCTTGGCGCCTCGCTCGGCTTCCCGCTGACGATTTCAGCGGCGAGCGATACCGGGCCAGATGCGCCAGTGCGCGTAAGCGTCGTCGCCACGGCGGGCTATGTCGCCTTCCTGGTAGGCCCGCCGTTACTCGGCTTCCTGGGGGAACATTATGGTTTACGCAGCGCGATGCTGGTGGTGTTGTCGCTGGTGGTGGTTGCGGCACTGGTAGCGCGCGCGGTGGCAAAACCCGCCACGCCTGTTGACGCGGCGTCCGGGCAGACCCGTGACGTTACTTAA
- a CDS encoding TetR/AcrR family transcriptional regulator: MATRQNDPQRRERILQATLTCIATHGFHHITHRKIALQADVPLGSVTYYFKTLEALLEEAFTRFAESMSGQYQTLMAQAQTREEACEAVTALICGAQVTTPENMELMYQLYAYAGRQPALKSIMQDWMRRSQQTLETWFDPATARALDAFVEGMTLHYVIDREPLGRETIRTMVGRIVGEGLNLSLSGKVNKISE, from the coding sequence ATGGCGACACGACAAAACGACCCGCAACGCCGCGAGCGTATTCTGCAGGCCACGCTTACCTGCATCGCCACCCATGGCTTTCATCATATTACGCACCGCAAAATCGCCCTGCAGGCGGACGTGCCGCTGGGCTCTGTCACCTACTATTTTAAAACGCTGGAGGCGCTGCTTGAGGAGGCGTTTACGCGTTTCGCCGAGAGTATGTCGGGGCAATATCAGACGCTGATGGCGCAGGCGCAGACGCGCGAGGAGGCCTGCGAGGCGGTGACGGCGCTCATTTGCGGCGCACAGGTGACAACGCCTGAGAATATGGAACTGATGTATCAGCTTTACGCCTACGCGGGCCGCCAGCCCGCGCTCAAAAGCATCATGCAGGACTGGATGCGCCGCAGCCAGCAGACGCTCGAAACCTGGTTTGACCCGGCGACCGCCCGCGCGCTCGACGCGTTTGTCGAAGGAATGACGCTGCATTATGTCATCGACCGCGAGCCGCTTGGGCGTGAGACAATCCGAACGATGGTGGGGAGGATTGTGGGGGAGGGGCTTAACCTCAGTCTATCCGGGAAGGTAAATAAAATATCAGAATAA
- a CDS encoding aspartate:alanine antiporter, translated as MNINVADLLNGNYILLLFVVLALGLCLGKLRLGSVQLGNSIGVLVVSLLLGQQHFTINTDALNLGFMLFIFCVGVEAGPNFFSIFFRDGKNYLMLALVMVASALLIALGLGKAFGWDIGLTAGMLAGSMTSTPVLVGAGDTLRHAGMEGAQLAQALDHLSLGYALTYLIGLVSLIFGARYLPKLQHQDLQTSAQQIARERGLDTDANRKVYLPVIRAYRVGPELVAWADGKNLRELGIYRQTGCYIERIRRNGILANPDGDAVLQMGDEIALVGYPDAHARLDPSFRNGKEVFDRDLLDMRIVTEEIVVKNHNVVGRRLGQLKLTDHGCFLNRVIRSQIEMPIDDNIVLNKGDVLQVSGDARRVKTIADRIGFISIHSQVTDLLAFCAFFIVGLMIGMITFQFSSFSFGIGNAAGLLFAGIMLGFLRANHPTFGYIPQGALMMVKEFGLMVFMAGVGLSAGSGIGHGLGAVGGQMLFAGLIVSLMPVVICFLFGAYVLRMNRALLFGAMMGARTCAPAMEIISDTARSNIPALGYAGTYAIANVLLTLAGTLIVIIWPGT; from the coding sequence GTGAATATAAACGTCGCAGATTTGTTAAACGGGAATTACATCCTGTTATTATTTGTGGTGCTGGCGCTCGGCCTGTGTCTTGGTAAATTACGCCTGGGTTCTGTGCAACTGGGTAATTCCATTGGTGTTTTAGTCGTCTCATTATTATTAGGCCAGCAGCATTTTACGATTAACACCGACGCGCTTAACCTCGGCTTTATGCTGTTTATTTTTTGCGTCGGTGTCGAAGCTGGCCCCAACTTTTTTTCAATTTTCTTTCGCGACGGCAAAAATTACCTGATGCTCGCGCTGGTGATGGTGGCCAGCGCCCTGCTTATCGCGCTTGGTCTTGGCAAAGCGTTTGGCTGGGATATCGGCCTGACTGCCGGGATGCTCGCGGGTTCGATGACCTCAACGCCGGTGCTGGTGGGCGCAGGCGATACGCTACGCCACGCGGGCATGGAAGGCGCGCAGCTCGCCCAGGCGCTGGATCACCTGAGCCTCGGCTATGCGCTGACGTATCTCATCGGGCTGGTGAGCCTGATTTTCGGCGCGCGCTATCTGCCAAAACTTCAGCATCAGGACCTGCAAACCAGCGCCCAGCAGATTGCGCGCGAGCGCGGTCTCGACACCGACGCGAACCGCAAAGTGTATCTGCCGGTCATCCGCGCCTATCGCGTGGGGCCGGAGCTGGTCGCCTGGGCGGATGGTAAGAACCTGCGTGAGCTGGGCATCTATCGTCAGACCGGCTGTTACATCGAGCGCATCCGCCGTAACGGCATTCTCGCGAACCCGGATGGCGATGCGGTGTTACAGATGGGCGATGAAATTGCACTGGTGGGTTACCCGGACGCGCACGCCCGTCTCGACCCGAGCTTTCGCAACGGGAAAGAGGTGTTTGACCGCGACTTGCTGGACATGCGCATCGTCACCGAAGAGATCGTAGTGAAAAACCACAACGTGGTGGGCCGCCGTCTCGGCCAGCTTAAGCTTACCGATCATGGGTGCTTCTTAAACCGCGTGATCCGCAGCCAGATTGAGATGCCTATTGATGACAACATCGTGCTGAACAAAGGTGATGTGTTGCAGGTGAGCGGCGACGCAAGGCGCGTTAAAACCATCGCCGATCGCATCGGGTTTATCTCCATTCACAGCCAGGTGACGGATCTTCTCGCCTTCTGCGCCTTCTTTATTGTCGGCCTGATGATCGGGATGATCACGTTCCAGTTCAGCTCGTTTAGTTTCGGCATCGGTAACGCCGCCGGGCTGCTGTTCGCGGGCATCATGCTCGGCTTCCTGCGCGCCAACCACCCGACATTTGGTTACATCCCTCAGGGCGCGCTAATGATGGTGAAAGAGTTCGGCCTGATGGTGTTTATGGCAGGCGTGGGTCTGAGCGCAGGCAGCGGCATCGGTCACGGGCTCGGCGCTGTGGGTGGCCAGATGCTGTTCGCGGGACTCATCGTAAGCCTTATGCCGGTGGTGATCTGCTTCCTGTTCGGGGCATATGTGCTGCGCATGAACCGCGCGCTGCTGTTCGGCGCAATGATGGGCGCGCGTACCTGCGCGCCTGCAATGGAGATTATCAGCGATACCGCGCGCAGCAATATTCCGGCGCTCGGCTATGCAGGCACGTACGCGATTGCCAACGTTCTGCTGACCCTTGCCGGTACGCTTATCGTCATCATCTGGCCCGGCACATAA
- the ybjM gene encoding inner membrane protein YbjM yields MRRHSRAATVCCFILFLAVFIAQKMVLHTFTPVTGARDFGILCFILPGALAGVFARRGRELKPLLGAILAAPLCLIILHVWGGTERSFWQELAWVFSALFWCSIGSLCWLFLMTFLRRRRL; encoded by the coding sequence ATGCGACGTCATAGCCGGGCCGCGACCGTCTGCTGTTTTATTCTGTTTCTGGCGGTTTTCATTGCGCAGAAAATGGTGCTTCACACCTTTACGCCTGTCACCGGTGCGCGAGATTTTGGCATCTTATGTTTTATTCTGCCGGGCGCACTGGCAGGCGTTTTCGCACGCCGTGGCCGTGAGCTGAAGCCGCTACTCGGTGCGATACTGGCCGCGCCGCTCTGTTTGATTATTCTGCATGTGTGGGGCGGGACGGAGCGATCGTTCTGGCAGGAGCTGGCGTGGGTTTTCAGCGCGCTGTTCTGGTGCTCCATCGGTTCGCTCTGCTGGCTGTTCCTGATGACCTTTCTGCGCCGACGCCGGCTGTAA
- the nfsA gene encoding oxygen-insensitive NADPH nitroreductase has product MTPTIELLCSHRSIRHYTDAPISDAQREAIIHAAQSASSSSFLQCSSIIRVTDRAMREQLVTLTGGQQHVAQAAEFWVFCADFNRHLQICPDAQLGLAEQLLLGVVDTAMLGQNALVAAESLGLGGVYIGGIRNSIEAVTELLGLPQHTLPLFGLCLGWPADDPQVKPRMPAGLMVHENRYQPVDHELLAEYDEQIADYYVHRDSNARRDTWSDQIRRTIIKENRPFILEYLHKQGWATR; this is encoded by the coding sequence ATGACGCCAACGATAGAGCTGCTTTGCTCGCACCGTTCCATTCGCCACTATACCGATGCACCCATCAGCGACGCGCAGCGTGAAGCGATTATCCACGCGGCGCAGTCCGCCTCCAGTTCCAGCTTCCTGCAGTGCAGTTCCATTATCCGTGTAACCGACCGCGCGATGCGCGAACAACTGGTGACGCTGACCGGCGGGCAGCAGCACGTCGCACAGGCGGCAGAGTTCTGGGTATTCTGCGCGGATTTCAATCGCCACTTGCAAATCTGCCCGGACGCCCAGCTGGGCCTTGCCGAACAGCTGCTGCTCGGCGTGGTAGATACCGCTATGCTTGGGCAAAATGCGCTGGTGGCCGCCGAGTCGCTCGGCCTTGGCGGGGTTTACATTGGCGGTATTCGTAACAGCATTGAAGCGGTGACGGAACTGCTCGGTTTGCCGCAGCATACGCTGCCGCTGTTTGGCCTGTGCCTTGGCTGGCCGGCAGACGACCCGCAGGTGAAGCCGCGTATGCCTGCGGGGCTGATGGTACATGAAAACCGCTACCAGCCGGTCGACCACGAGCTGCTGGCAGAGTATGACGAACAGATCGCTGATTACTATGTGCATCGCGACAGCAACGCCCGCCGCGATACCTGGAGCGATCAGATTCGCCGTACCATCATTAAAGAGAACCGTCCGTTTATTCTCGAGTATCTGCATAAGCAAGGCTGGGCGACGCGCTAA
- the rimK gene encoding 30S ribosomal protein S6--L-glutamate ligase, giving the protein MKIAILSRDGTLYSCKRLREAATRRGHQVEILDPLSCYMTINPAASSVHYKGRQLPHFDAVIPRIGSAITFYGTAALRQFEMLGSYPLNESVAITRARDKLRSLQLLARQGIDLPVTGIAHSPDDTSDLIDMVGGAPLVVKLVEGTQGIGVVLAETRQAAESVIDAFRGLNAHILVQEYIKEAKGRDIRCLVVGDRVVAAIERQAKEGDFRSNLHRGGVARIAEITERERDIAIKAAATLGLDVAGVDILRADRGPLVMEVNASPGLEGIEKTTGLDIAGQMIGWIERHARPGYCLKTGG; this is encoded by the coding sequence GTGAAAATCGCCATTTTGTCCCGGGACGGTACGCTCTATTCTTGTAAACGCCTGCGCGAAGCCGCCACGCGGCGCGGCCATCAGGTGGAAATTCTCGATCCGCTTTCCTGCTATATGACCATTAACCCGGCGGCCTCGTCGGTGCATTACAAAGGTCGTCAGCTTCCCCATTTCGACGCCGTGATCCCCCGCATCGGCTCGGCGATTACCTTCTACGGCACCGCCGCGCTGCGCCAGTTTGAAATGCTTGGCAGTTACCCGCTTAATGAATCGGTCGCCATCACGCGTGCGCGTGACAAACTGCGTTCGCTGCAACTGCTGGCGCGTCAGGGGATCGATCTGCCGGTGACTGGCATTGCGCATTCGCCGGACGACACCAGCGATCTTATCGACATGGTGGGCGGCGCGCCGCTGGTGGTAAAGCTTGTGGAAGGCACCCAGGGCATCGGTGTCGTGCTGGCGGAAACCCGCCAGGCGGCCGAAAGCGTGATTGATGCCTTTCGCGGGCTCAACGCGCATATTCTGGTGCAGGAATATATAAAAGAAGCCAAAGGACGCGACATTCGCTGCCTGGTGGTGGGCGATCGCGTCGTCGCGGCCATTGAACGCCAGGCGAAGGAGGGCGATTTTCGCTCGAACCTGCATCGCGGCGGCGTGGCGCGTATTGCGGAGATCACGGAGCGTGAGCGCGATATTGCGATTAAAGCCGCAGCGACGCTGGGGCTGGATGTTGCAGGCGTTGATATTTTGCGCGCCGACCGTGGCCCGCTGGTGATGGAAGTTAACGCGTCGCCGGGCCTTGAAGGCATCGAAAAAACCACGGGGCTGGACATTGCCGGGCAGATGATTGGCTGGATTGAGCGCCACGCGCGCCCCGGCTACTGCCTCAAAACCGGCGGCTAA
- a CDS encoding type III secretion system chaperone family protein — MDSLVVPTLDTLRRWLDNLGVSFFECDTCQALHLPHMQNFEGVFDAKIDLVDNVVLFSAMAEIKPSALLTVASDLSAINAGSLTLKAFLDIQDDNLPKLVVCQTLLVEVGVTVEQFEAFFRQSEQQTSMVIMEARAHQLLYTPEEEEKGEPEVNNHFLH, encoded by the coding sequence ATGGATTCACTCGTCGTCCCGACGCTGGACACCCTGCGCCGCTGGCTCGATAACCTCGGCGTGAGCTTTTTCGAGTGTGATACCTGCCAGGCGCTCCACCTTCCGCATATGCAGAATTTCGAAGGCGTATTCGACGCCAAGATTGATCTGGTGGATAACGTGGTGCTCTTTTCCGCGATGGCGGAAATCAAGCCCTCGGCGTTGCTTACGGTCGCCTCCGATCTTTCCGCTATTAACGCCGGCTCGTTGACCTTAAAAGCATTTCTCGACATTCAGGATGATAACCTGCCAAAGCTGGTGGTCTGCCAGACGCTGCTGGTGGAAGTGGGCGTGACGGTAGAGCAGTTCGAGGCGTTCTTCCGCCAGAGCGAACAGCAAACCTCCATGGTGATTATGGAAGCTCGCGCGCACCAGTTGCTTTACACCCCGGAAGAGGAAGAAAAAGGGGAACCCGAAGTGAATAACCATTTTCTTCACTGA
- the potF gene encoding spermidine/putrescine ABC transporter substrate-binding protein PotF produces the protein MSTQSKKWLSGVVAGALMAVSATTLAAEQKTLHVYNWSDYIAPDTIENFTKETGIKVVYDVFDSNEVLEGKLMAGSTGFDLVVPSASFLERQLTAGVFQPLDKSKLPNWKNLDPEILKLVAKHDPDNQYAMPYLWATTGIGYNVDKVKAALGKDAPLNSWDLVLKPENLEKLKSCGVSFLDAPEEIFATVLNYLGKDPNSSKADDYSVAATDLLLKLRPNIRYFHSSQYINDLANGDICVAIGWAGDVWQAANRAKEAKNGVNISYTIPKEGALAFFDVFAMPADAKNKDEAYQFLNYLMRPDVMAHISDHVYYASGNKASTPLVSQEVRDNPGIYPPADVMAKLFTLKVQEPKLDRIRTRAWTKVKSGK, from the coding sequence ATGTCCACCCAAAGTAAAAAATGGTTATCGGGTGTGGTTGCCGGTGCGTTGATGGCCGTTTCCGCGACGACCTTAGCGGCTGAACAGAAAACGCTGCATGTGTATAACTGGTCAGATTATATTGCCCCCGACACGATTGAGAATTTCACCAAAGAGACCGGCATTAAAGTCGTCTATGACGTGTTTGATTCCAATGAGGTGCTGGAAGGCAAACTGATGGCGGGCAGCACCGGGTTTGACCTTGTCGTGCCGTCTGCAAGCTTCCTTGAGCGTCAGCTCACCGCAGGCGTTTTCCAGCCGCTCGACAAGAGCAAACTACCGAACTGGAAAAACCTCGATCCGGAAATCCTTAAGCTTGTCGCAAAACACGACCCGGATAACCAATACGCCATGCCTTACCTGTGGGCAACGACAGGCATCGGCTATAACGTGGACAAAGTTAAAGCCGCGCTCGGCAAAGACGCCCCGCTCAACAGCTGGGATCTGGTGCTGAAGCCGGAAAACCTCGAAAAACTTAAAAGCTGCGGCGTTTCGTTCCTGGATGCGCCAGAAGAGATCTTCGCGACGGTGCTGAACTACCTCGGCAAAGATCCCAACAGCAGTAAAGCGGACGACTACAGCGTGGCGGCGACCGATCTGCTGCTGAAGCTGCGCCCGAACATTCGCTACTTCCACTCTTCGCAATACATTAACGATCTGGCGAACGGCGACATCTGTGTTGCGATTGGCTGGGCGGGCGACGTGTGGCAGGCGGCGAATCGCGCGAAAGAAGCGAAAAATGGCGTCAACATCTCTTACACCATTCCCAAAGAGGGCGCGCTCGCATTCTTTGATGTCTTCGCCATGCCGGCAGACGCCAAAAACAAAGACGAAGCGTATCAGTTCCTCAACTACCTGATGCGTCCGGACGTCATGGCGCATATCAGCGATCACGTCTATTACGCGAGCGGTAACAAAGCCTCCACGCCGCTGGTGAGCCAGGAAGTGCGCGATAACCCAGGCATTTATCCGCCAGCAGACGTCATGGCCAAGCTCTTCACCCTGAAGGTGCAGGAGCCGAAGCTGGATCGCATCCGTACCCGCGCCTGGACCAAAGTGAAAAGCGGTAAATAA